The window GTCCCCACCGCTATACAGCCGTCACAATAGCAGCATGGGATTGCGTGGTTGCGGCCTTGCCGGGAACGTCGTCTGGCCTTCAGTTAGGGCGGCGGCCAAACACCGATTCGCTGAGCACCCTTTGAGAGTACGAGCGGACCAGACCAGCCGATGCCAGTAACACTCCTCGACCTGATCCTGCTCGGTGTGATGCTGATCTCGGGCCTGCTCGCCATGGTCCGCGGCTTCATGCGCGAAATCCTCTCGATCGCCGCCTGGGGCACGGCCGCGATCGTGACGCTGTACTCCTTCTCCAAGCTGCTGCCGACCGCCAAGACCTATTTCAACAACGACACCGTTGCGAGCGTGGTCGTGGTCGCCGGTGTGTTCGTCGGTACCCTGGTCGTGGTCTCCGTGATCACGGTCCGGATCTCCGACATGATCCTGGATTCGCGCATCGGGGCGCTGGACCGCACCCTCGGCTTCCTGTTCGGGCTGGCACGCGGGCTTTTGATCGTCGTGGTCGCCTTCCTGTTCTTCACCTGGCTGGTGCCGGACAAGC is drawn from Bradyrhizobium diazoefficiens and contains these coding sequences:
- a CDS encoding CvpA family protein translates to MPVTLLDLILLGVMLISGLLAMVRGFMREILSIAAWGTAAIVTLYSFSKLLPTAKTYFNNDTVASVVVVAGVFVGTLVVVSVITVRISDMILDSRIGALDRTLGFLFGLARGLLIVVVAFLFFTWLVPDKQRPDWVTGAKSRVVLQGTGDWLMSLLPDDPENTILKRFKKNKPDDDQADTEQQPSGSGDGYSKPARDSLKKLIEKPAAR